One Prinia subflava isolate CZ2003 ecotype Zambia chromosome 17, Cam_Psub_1.2, whole genome shotgun sequence DNA segment encodes these proteins:
- the PPL gene encoding periplakin, with translation MHSLFRKRNKGKYSPSVQKKSISSKELTELIERLQKNADQVEKNIVETDSRMQNDLHKIKACQLAQYKELTAQKLSESDKLLYVLDGDAAVARHMKHPQGDMITEDIRQLKERVANLRVKHDQIYSFPLQHIEPQVNWTTVIEEKQDALSSKGFGTDLPLVNSQVEEHNIFHNEVMAIGPHIVKEGSKENMSDFQAKYQKLLAGSQQRQQDLNSLQDYMQRCTNKLYWLDQQAKDRTHYDWSDHNLDYPSRRRQYENFIHRKLEEKEEAINKLHADGDQLLAQNHPGKNAIEAHIEAVHADWKEYLNLLICEESHLKFMEDFHKFQKDAKDAQELLKKVDTDLDQKFSPEFKDRYQLESLLRELDDQEKALEKYEAVVKSLQERSQQVLPLRYRRQPPPQPVPVEALCEYEGEQGQISRGAHYTLQKNSGDLWEVADSAGDTLSAPGVCFMIPPPDPEAIALAEQIAKHYVAVKEKTINCKNVLQQRYEGLKADSIGDAASVRGRQLLAGLEKVNSDLDKQEKAITANLRPPLEQSRAVQDSTERSKDLKNITNEVRRIEPEKTRKIQECEAFIESVPNTGSATLVRSKVDNTNKKYERVVQLLSAAQEKVEVATNLERSLQQGRDLLSTYENKLVIDDTVPEDLRVVDRKKEELLAMGTELQSKKFLLSEAEQNLQRTKTCSNALASKFQEHCPDIERQEAELYKLNQRFNNLSKQIEHRTQTLQKAKSAYSNYRTNYDKVNQFLCNIPSYEPQETDNIQQVEMKLKSQVALLSDIASKEQEVQKVSVTAQQYQQAVKDYELEAEKLRSILDLENGRNGYSSKKPRLQSPAAKVKEEEAVLAAKYTEVNAVNKQRLQNLEFAQSLLRQQPDIQVTQDFAQTKKSVRPVEEVWKLKKELEDETQRRQQLEAEIEAIQNNIVHLQNQKPQETVVKKELVKKVPDPQLEESFHRLQQNLAEEQRKNQVLQDELEALKIRLRVLEHEKREGGQEYIVKEVLRIEQDKAQAAEILKLKEELEELRRQEGTRESEVILLRQQIAVLSSEKNKEQEKVTEKEVLKLQNDPQLEMEFRMLQETKERESALRQKHEEELSFLQEKLKRLEKERAIAEGKITVKEVLKVEKDLVIEREVNELRRQYEDEKSKGRSNEREKAELLRKIQLLEEENSKVVVQEKVREIVRPDPKAENEVANLRLELVEQERRYRGGDEQLKSCQNELAALKNRGPLVEVKEVIKEVIKYKNDPETEKELQRLREEIIERTGAIERADLEIYQLKQEIQALKDTKPQVQMKEVVQEILQFREDPKTREEVESLRVQLADEQMKHIDLERERLLQEEKVRQKEEELSQVKEKVVQQEVVKYEQDPALKAEVNSFSQSIESELKQIDGLREELRKLQRRRSELERQLEELEKERQARREAELEVQRLRIRLNELEEQERETTERVTVKQKVILQQDPQQEKEHSLLKLELEEEKHRRQVLQTELEALRKKLLSLEKMEVKEKVVFSESVQVDKGDTEYEIQKLKSNLEEESRRKRELDADINRLETRLSEVEFNNSKSSKELDLLREENHKLHLEKQNLLMETRRLQSEIELTATEAQDLRNMTHVDSGINLDSRFQALERELEDLKQLSREKDAEIEQLQNRLKTVAIKREQRENHLRRSIVVIDPDTGKEMSPEEAHVFGLIEWSLFVKLKSQECDWEEISIKGPNGESSVILDRKSGREFSIEDALKSGRLTAAQYDSYLNKEMSIQELAVLVSGSNYTALAPL, from the exons catctccagcaAAGAGCTGACCGAGCTCATCGAGCGCCTGCAGAAAAATGCTGACCAGGTGGAGAAAAACATCGTGGAGACTGACTCCCGAATGCAAAAT GACCTGCACAAGATCAAGGCGTGCCAGCTGGCGCAGTACAAGGAGCTGACAGCACAGAAACTCTCCGAGTCCGACAAGCTGCTCTACGTGCTGGACGGGGATGCGGCCGTGGCCCGGCACATGAAGCACCCCCAGGGGGACATGATCACTGAAGA CATCCGGCAGCTGAAGGAACGTGTGGCAAACCTGCGTGTGAAACACGACCAGATCTACAGCTTCCCCCTGCAGCACATTGAGCCCCAGGTCAACTGGACAACAGTGATCGAGGAGAAACAG GACGCGCTGAGCAGCAAAGGCTTTGGGACTGACCTGCCGCTGGTCAACAGCCAAGTAGAGGAGCACAACATCTTCCACAACGAGGTCATGGCCATCGGGCCACACATCGTCAAGGAAGGAAGCAAG GAAAACATGAGTGACTTCCAAGCCAAATACCAGAAGCTGCTG GCCGGCTCCCAGCAGCGGCAGCAGGACCTGAACTCGCTGCAGGATTACATGCAGCGCTGCACCAACAAGCTCTACTGGCTGGATCAGCAGGCCAAGGACAGGACCCATTACGACTGGAGCGACCACAACCTGGACTACCCCAGCCGGCGCCGCCAGTACGAG AACTTCATCCACAGgaagctggaggagaaggaggaggccATCAATAAGCTGCACGCTGATGGGGATCAGCTGCTGGCCCAGAACCACCCCGGGAAGAACGCCATCGAG GCTCACATCGAGGCCGTGCACGCCGACTGGAAGGAGTACCTGAACCTGCTGATCTGTGAGGAGAGCCACCTGAAGTTCATGGAGGACTTCCACAAG tttcagaaGGACGCTAAGGATGCTCAGGAGCTTTTGAAGAAGGTGGATACAGACCTGGACCAAAAATTCAGCCCGGAGTTCAAGGACAGATACCAGCTGGAATCTCTCCTCCGGGAGCTGGAT GACCAGGAGAAGGCCTTGGAGAAGTACGAGGCCGTGGTGAAGTCGCTGCAGGAGCGCAGCCAGCAGGTGCTGCCCCTGCGGTACCGCCGgcagccgccgccgcagccCGTCCCCGTGGAGGCGCTCTGCGAGTACGAGGGCGAGCAG GGCCAGATCAGCCGCGGAGCCCACTACACCCTGCAGAAGAACAGCGGAGACCTGTGGGAAGTGGCCGACAGCGCAGGAGACACCCTCAGTGCCCCCGGGGTCTGCTTCATGATCCCCCCGCCCGACCCAGAAGCGATCGCCCTGGCAGAGCA AATTGCCAAGCACTACGTGGCCGTCAAGGAGAAGACCATCAACTGCAAGAATGTCCTCCAGCAGCGCTATGAGGGGCTGAAGGCAGACAGCATCGGAG ATGCTGCCTCAGTTCGAGGTcgccagctcctggcagggctggagaaagtCAACAGTGACCTGGACAAGCAGGAGAAAGCAATAACAGCAAACCTGCGCCCGCCGCTGGAGCAGAGCCGGGCAGTGCAGGACAGCACCGAGCGCTCCAAGGACCTCAag AACATCACCAACGAGGTCCGTCGGATCGAGCCTGAGAAAACGAGGAAGATCCAGGAGTGCGAGGCCTTCATCGAGTCCGTGCCCAACACGGGCAGCGCCACCCTGGTGAGGAGCAAGGTGGACAACACCAACAAGAAGTACGAGCGCGTGGTGCAGCTGCTCAGCGCTGCCCAGGAGAA AGTTGAGGTGGCCACAAACCTGGAGAGGAGCCTCCAGCAAGGCCGAGACCTGCTGTCAACCTATGAGAACAAGCTGGTCATAGATGACACCGTGCCGGAGGACTTGAGGGTGGTAGACAGGAagaaggaagagctgctg GCCATGGGCACCGAGCTCCAGTCCAAGAAGTTCCTGCTCAGCGAAGCCGAGCAGAACCTGCAGAGGACCAAGACGTGCTCCAACGCCCTGGCCAGCAAGTTCCAGGAGCACTGCCCCGACATCGAGCgccaggaggcagagctgtacAAGCTCAACCAGCGCTTCAACAACCTCAGCAAGCAGATCGAGCACAG AACGCAGACCCTGCAGAAAGCAAAAAGTGCCTACTCCAACTACCGTACCAACTACGACAAGGTGAACCAGTTCCTGTGCAACATCCCCAGCTACGAGCCCCAGGAGACTGACAACATCCAGCAAGTGGAGATGAAGCTGAAGAGCCAAGTG gcactgctcagTGACATTGCAAGCAAGGAACAGGAGGTGCAGAAGGTCTCTGTCACAGCTCAGCAGTACCAGCAGGCAGTGAAG GACTACGAGTTGGAAGCGGAAAAGCTGCGGTCCATCCTGGACCTGGAGAACGGCCGGAATGGCTACAGCAGCAAGAAGCCCAGGCTGCAGTCCCCAGCTGCCAAAGTGAAGGAGGAG GAAGCTGTTCTGGCAGCCAAATACACGGAAGTGAACGCTGTGAAcaagcagaggctgcagaacCTGGAATTTGCCCAGAGCCTCCTGCGGCAG CAGCCAGATATTCAAGTGACACAAGACTTTGCCCAAACCAAAAAGTCTGTCAGACCTGTGGAAGAAGTCTGGAAGCTGAAGAAAGAGCTTGAGGATGAGACTCAGCGTCGGCAACAGCTCGAGGCAGAGATTGAAGCCATTCAGAACAACATTGTCCACCTGCAAAACCAGAAGCCCCAAGAAACTGTGGTGAAGAAAGAACTGGTGAAGAAGGTGCCTGACCCCCAGCTGGAGGAGAGCTTCCACAGACTGCAGCAAAacctggcagaggagcagcgCAAGAACCAGGTGCTCCAGGATGAGCTGGAGGCTCTTAAAATCCGGCTGCGTGTTCTGGAGCACgagaagagggaaggagggcaggagtACATAGTGAAAGAGGTGCTGAGGATTGAACAAGATAAGGCTCAAGCTGCTGAAATCCTGAAGCTCAAAGAGGAACTGGAAGAGCTCAGGAGGCAGGAAGGGACCAGGGAGAGTGAAGTCATCCTCTTACGCCAACAAATTGCTGTGCTGTCCAGCGAGAAGAacaaggagcaggaaaaggtcACGGAGAAGGAGGTGCTGAAGCTGCAGAATGATCCCCAGCTGGAGATGGAATTCCGGATGTTGCAGGAGACCAAGGAGAGGGAGAGCGCCCTTCGGCAGAAGCACGAGGAAGAGCTCAGCTTCCTCCAGGAGAAGCTCAAGCGTCTGGAGAAGGAACGGGCCATCGCCGAGGGCAAAATCACCGTCAAGGAGGTGCTGAAGGTGGAGAAAGATTTGGTCATTGAGAGGGAGGTGAACGAGCTCCGGCGCCAGTACGAAGATGAGAAGTCCAAGGGCCGTTCCAACGAGCGGGAaaaggctgagctgctcaggaagatccagctgctggaggaggagaactcCAAGGTGGTTGTTCAGGAAAAAGTGCGTGAGATTGTGCGCCCAGACCCCAAGGCTGAGAATGAAGTTGCGAACCTTCGCTTGGAGCTGGTAGAGCAGGAGAGGAGGTACCGTGGTGGGGACGAACAGCTGAAGAGCTGCCAGAACGAACTGGCTGCACTGAAGAACAGAGGGCCGCTGGTAGAAGTCAAAGAAGTCATTAAGGAGGTCATTAAGTACAAGAATGATCCAGAAACTGAAAAGGAGCTACAGCGACTCCGGGAGGAAATCATAGAGAGGACCGGAGCTATCGAAAGAGCTGACCTGGAGATCTACCAGCTGAAACAAGAGATACAAGCTTTGAAAGACACTAAACCTCAAGTGCAAATGAAGGAAGTTGTCCAAGAAATCCTCCAGTTTCGGGAAGACCCCAAGACTAGAGAGGAGGTAGAGTCACTGCGAGTGCAGCTGGCAGACGAACAAATGAAGCACATTGACCTGGAGAGGGAACGGCTTCtccaagaagaaaaagtaagaCAGAAGGAGGAAGAACTTTCCCAGGTGAAGGAGAAAGTGGTCCAGCAGGAAGTAGTGAAGTATGAGCAGGATCCTGCCTTGAAAGCAGAGGTGAACTCCTTCTCCCAGAGCATCGAGAGTGAGCTGAAGCAGATCGACGGCCTCCGTGAGGAGCTGCGCAAGCTGCAGAGGAGACGCTCCGAGCTGGAGCGGCAGCTcgaggagctggagaaggagaggcAGGCCCGCAGGGAGGCCGAGCTGGAGGTGCAGAGGCTCAGGATCCGCCTGAACGAGCTGGAAGAACAGGAAAGAGAAACGACAGAACGAGTGACTGTGAAACAGAAAGTGATCCTTCAGCAAGATccccagcaggagaaggagcactCCCTCCTCAAGCTGGAGTTAGAAGAAGAGAAGCACCGCAGACAAGTGCTGCAAACTGAACTAGAAGCCCTGAGAAAGAAGCTCCTTTCTTTGGAGAAGATGGAGGTCAAGGAGAAAGTGGTCTTTTCAGAGAGTGTCCAAGTGGACAAAGGAGACACGGAGTACGAGATTCAAAAGCTGAAGAGCAACCTGGAGGAAGAAAGTAGGCGCAAGAGGGAGCTGGATGCAGATATCAACCGCCTGGAAACCAGGCTGTCCGAGGTGGAGTTCAACAACTCCAAATCATCAAAGGAGCTAGACTTGTTAAGGGAGGAAAACCACAAGCTCCACCTCGAGAAACAGAACCTGCTGATGGAAACAAGGAGACTGCAATCAGAGATTGAACTGACCGCAACAGAAGCTCAGGATTTGAGAAACATGACCCATGTGGACAGTGGAATAAACCTGGACTCCAGATTCCAAGCTTTGGAAAGAGAGTTAGAGGATCTGAAGCAATtatccagagaaaaagatgCAGAGATTGAGCAACTCCAGAATCGCCTGAAGACAGTGGCTATCAAGAGGGAGCAAAGAGAGAACCACCTGAGGCGCTCCATCGTGGTCATCGACCCCGACACAGGAAAAGAGATGTCTCCAGAGGAAGCTCACGTGTTTGGCCTCATCGAATGGAGCCTGTTTGTCAAACTGAAGAGCCAGGAATGTGACTGGGAGGAGATCTCAATAAAGGGTCCCAACGGGGAATCATCTGTGATCCTCGACAGGAAGTCTGGCAGGGAGTTCTCCATCGAGGACGCGCTGAAGAGTGGGAGGCTCACCGCGGCCCAGTACGACAGTTACCTCAACAAGGAGATGTCTATCCAGGAGCTGGCGGTCTTGGTGTCTGGAAGCAATTACACAGCGCTCGCTCCACTTTAG